In Ignavibacteriales bacterium, the following are encoded in one genomic region:
- a CDS encoding DinB family protein produces MSMIKMFLNELEQEAVSTRKMMAIVPDVKYDWRPHPKSMTIRALSTHIAEIPGWIGLGMMHDELDFAKTPYNPKVINNTKELLALLEESVTNAKSVLVEKNEDKLNDRWVMRNGDAVIMDLSKAEVIRHSLSQLIHHRAQLGVFLRLLDIPIPGVYGPSADEMGK; encoded by the coding sequence ATGTCAATGATCAAAATGTTTTTGAATGAGTTGGAACAGGAAGCAGTATCTACCCGAAAGATGATGGCGATTGTACCGGATGTTAAATACGATTGGAGACCTCATCCCAAAAGTATGACGATAAGAGCATTATCAACACATATTGCAGAAATACCCGGATGGATTGGCTTGGGTATGATGCATGATGAACTAGATTTTGCTAAAACCCCCTATAATCCCAAAGTAATTAATAATACAAAAGAATTACTGGCACTGCTTGAGGAATCTGTAACCAATGCTAAATCTGTGCTGGTTGAAAAGAATGAAGATAAATTGAACGACAGATGGGTTATGAGAAACGGCGATGCTGTAATTATGGATCTTTCTAAGGCTGAAGTTATACGACACTCTTTAAGCCAGTTGATACACCATAGAGCACAGCTGGGTGTTTTTTTAAGACTGCTTGATATTCCAATACCTGGTGTTTACGGACCAAGTGCGGATGAGATGGGTAAATAA
- a CDS encoding beta-lactamase family protein: MKRLSTHQFLLVVLFFVIILPARIYSQPNDSQITKVENGLLPYTLIEGEPSFNLHDRMEYYKVPGVSIAVIKDYKIEWTKQYGFMDSEIQNPVTDKTLFNVGSLSKGVAALTVLNLVNEEKIDLNKNINEQLISWKVPENEFTAQQAVTPFLLMNHSGGAMFLPGVVYLANNFPTNLQILNGESPSQTKAVVIDKIPGTEFQYSNAGYSILQQLAVDVEGKPFPKIVSERMFEPLKMYSTTFEQPLPEELIKIACAGHESSGLPLLAKRYFFPNMAAGGLWTTTEDYSKYIIELQKSYLGKSNNIISPELTKEMLSPHVSKQYGLGVFMREMFGEINYFGHMGDSRGFFAGFVSHLNDGYGAVVFTNGQNGANLIREITNGIAKVYGWEKYLPGENKIVVIEDEIADKYCGRYSLGSDDYFEVHKDQDNLFINKFDNSQLFHTGQGKFVIKLRLGYLQFNIDPNEDKTTAVYYFSDELGRFLNEPINCQKMEPGQKAPIELFEEGQFENALNLYRKIKQENPTDLNVSENRFNSLGYDYLSRGLLDKAILIF, from the coding sequence ATGAAAAGACTTAGTACACACCAATTTTTATTAGTTGTTCTTTTCTTTGTGATAATTTTACCTGCTCGCATCTATAGTCAACCAAACGATTCACAGATTACAAAAGTAGAAAATGGATTACTGCCATATACGCTGATTGAGGGAGAGCCTTCATTCAATTTGCATGACCGAATGGAATATTATAAAGTTCCGGGAGTCAGTATCGCTGTTATTAAAGATTATAAAATTGAATGGACTAAACAATACGGCTTTATGGATTCTGAAATTCAAAATCCCGTTACAGATAAAACATTATTTAATGTCGGCTCTTTAAGTAAAGGCGTAGCCGCACTTACAGTATTAAACTTGGTTAATGAAGAAAAAATTGATTTAAATAAAAACATTAACGAACAATTGATCTCCTGGAAAGTGCCTGAAAATGAGTTTACTGCACAACAAGCTGTTACCCCATTTCTTTTAATGAACCACAGCGGTGGCGCAATGTTCCTTCCTGGTGTTGTATATCTGGCAAACAATTTCCCAACAAATCTTCAGATACTTAATGGAGAAAGTCCATCTCAAACAAAAGCTGTGGTTATTGATAAAATACCGGGAACTGAATTTCAATACTCAAATGCCGGATATTCTATTTTACAACAATTAGCGGTTGATGTTGAAGGAAAACCTTTTCCTAAAATAGTAAGTGAAAGAATGTTTGAACCTCTTAAAATGTACAGCACTACTTTTGAACAGCCCCTGCCCGAAGAATTAATTAAAATTGCCTGTGCCGGACACGAGAGCAGCGGATTACCACTTTTGGCTAAAAGATATTTTTTCCCCAATATGGCTGCCGGTGGATTATGGACCACTACTGAAGATTATTCTAAATATATTATCGAGCTTCAGAAATCTTATCTGGGTAAGTCTAATAATATAATCTCACCTGAACTGACTAAAGAAATGTTATCGCCGCACGTTTCAAAACAATATGGACTTGGTGTATTTATGAGAGAAATGTTCGGAGAGATAAATTACTTTGGGCATATGGGAGACAGCAGAGGATTTTTTGCCGGATTTGTATCTCATCTAAATGATGGTTACGGCGCGGTTGTTTTTACAAACGGACAAAATGGGGCTAACTTAATCAGAGAAATAACAAATGGTATTGCCAAAGTTTATGGCTGGGAAAAATATCTTCCAGGTGAAAATAAAATTGTAGTTATAGAGGATGAAATTGCCGATAAATATTGCGGACGATATTCCCTGGGATCTGACGATTACTTTGAAGTACACAAAGACCAGGATAATTTATTTATTAACAAGTTTGATAATTCACAGTTGTTTCATACAGGACAGGGCAAATTTGTAATAAAATTAAGGCTGGGGTACTTGCAGTTTAATATTGATCCCAATGAGGATAAAACTACTGCTGTTTATTATTTTTCTGATGAACTGGGGCGGTTTTTAAATGAACCGATAAACTGCCAAAAAATGGAGCCCGGGCAAAAAGCACCAATTGAATTATTTGAAGAAGGCCAATTTGAAAATGCACTTAATTTATATCGTAAAATAAAACAGGAAAACCCAACTGATCTTAATGTGTCTGAAAATCGTTTTAATAGTTTGGGTTATGATTATTTAAGCAGGGGCCTCCTTGATAAAGCTATCTTAATTTTTTAA